CCGGAATTGACCTATTCCGTCTCCGCCACCACCCGCCCGCCGCGGAAGGGGGAGAAGGAAGGGGTCAATTATTTTTTCAAGACCCGTGCCGAATTTGAGCGGATGATCGCCGAAGATCAGCTGCTGGAGTGGGCGGAATACGTCGGAAATTACTACGGAACGCCCCGTCGGCTGGTTGAAGAGCGCTTGTCCGAAGGTAAAGACGTCCTGCTGGAAATCGAGGTGCAGGGCGCCAGGCAGGTGAAAAAGCGGTTTCCTCAGGGGGTGTTCATCTTTTTGATCCCGCCCTCCCTGGAGGAACTGCGCCGGCGGATCGAGCAGCGGGGAACGGAATCGGAAGAGGTTGTCCTCAGTCGCCTCAAGCGGGCCGAGGAGGAGTTGAAAGAGATGAGCCACTACGATTACGTGGTGGTCAATGACCAGGTTGAACGGGCTTGCGAACGGCTTTGTTCCATCATCGCCGCTGAGCATTGCCGCGTCGACCGCTTATTGTCCGGAAAAACCGTAACATGGGGGGAATGACGCCGTGCTGGAGCCATCGATCGACAAACTGGTGGAAAAGGTGGACAGCAAATATTCCTTGGTTGTTCTGGCCGCAAAACGGGCTCGTCAGTTGCTGGATGGGGAGAAGCCGAGAATCGATCCCCGTTCCAACAAATACGTCGGAATCGCACTGGAGGAGATCGCGGCCGATGCGCTGGAGCTGCCCCAGTCGTTCCGGCAATCGGAAAAATGATCTTCTTCCCCGCCTCGGGGGAGGAAATTCGGCAATCCGACGACCGGTCTGGGTTGCTTATTTTTTCATGGGGGGAACGGGATGCGAGGAAAACGGATCGTAGTCGGGGTGACCGGTGGCATCGCCACCTTCAAGGCGGCCGCTTTGGTCAGCCGCCTGTCGCAGCTGGGAGCGGATGTCCGGGTGATCATGACCGAATCGGCGACGCGGTTCGTCACCCCGCTCACCTTTCAAACCCTTTCGCGCAACCGCGTTGCGGTGGACACCTTTGATGAACAGGATCCGTCGGTGGTGTCCCACATCGATTTGGCGGACCACGCGGATCTTTTCGTCATCGCTCCGGCGACGGCCAACATCCTGGCAAAGATGGCTCACGGCCTGGGAGATGAGATGTTATCGACCACGTTGCTTGCGACCCGCGCTCCCGTTTTGGTCGCACCGGCGATGAATGTGAACATGTATCAAAATCCGGTGGTGCAGGAAAACCTGCGGACGTTGAAAGAGCGCGGCGTTTACGTAATTTCCCCCGGCGAG
This region of Planifilum fimeticola genomic DNA includes:
- the gmk gene encoding guanylate kinase, which encodes MGIFQRNEGLLIVLSGPSGAGKGTVSALLRERMPELTYSVSATTRPPRKGEKEGVNYFFKTRAEFERMIAEDQLLEWAEYVGNYYGTPRRLVEERLSEGKDVLLEIEVQGARQVKKRFPQGVFIFLIPPSLEELRRRIEQRGTESEEVVLSRLKRAEEELKEMSHYDYVVVNDQVERACERLCSIIAAEHCRVDRLLSGKTVTWGE
- the rpoZ gene encoding DNA-directed RNA polymerase subunit omega, which gives rise to MLEPSIDKLVEKVDSKYSLVVLAAKRARQLLDGEKPRIDPRSNKYVGIALEEIAADALELPQSFRQSEK